From Chitinophagales bacterium, the proteins below share one genomic window:
- a CDS encoding Glu/Leu/Phe/Val dehydrogenase, with translation MELTSNLFSVLSEMEHEQIVHCYDKETGLRAIIAIHNTALGPSLGGTRVWKYSNEADALQDVLRLSRGMTFKSSISGINLGGGKAVILADDNFKRDERYWRKYGEFVNSLGGKYITAEDVGTSTKEIEYIAKETKHVAGKPFHLGGSGDPSPFTAYGVYVSMKASWKKLTGNDSLTGVKVAVQGTGHVGQYLIDHLMSENAVVSIADINQANLELVTNKYNTVQVVAPNDIATSEVDIYSPCALGATLNPTSIPLLKCKVVCGAANNQLKDEIVDGNAIMQRGILYAPDFLINAGGVINCYTEAIGDYSKEKTMQFIEPIYNKVIEIFEKSANDNINPQLAAMAIAKERIANAKPKSMAS, from the coding sequence ATGGAGTTAACTTCAAATCTTTTTTCAGTCCTCAGCGAAATGGAACATGAGCAGATTGTTCATTGCTATGACAAAGAAACTGGCTTGCGTGCCATTATCGCTATCCATAATACAGCATTGGGTCCATCATTGGGAGGAACCCGAGTTTGGAAGTATAGTAATGAAGCTGACGCGCTTCAGGACGTTCTTCGGCTCTCCAGAGGCATGACATTCAAGTCTTCTATCAGTGGTATCAATCTAGGAGGTGGCAAGGCCGTCATTCTAGCAGATGATAACTTTAAGCGCGATGAACGCTACTGGAGAAAATACGGTGAGTTTGTGAACAGCCTTGGTGGAAAATATATCACCGCAGAAGATGTCGGCACCTCGACCAAGGAAATAGAATATATCGCTAAAGAGACCAAGCATGTGGCAGGTAAACCTTTTCACCTCGGTGGTAGTGGAGATCCGAGTCCATTTACAGCTTATGGTGTGTATGTGTCTATGAAAGCATCTTGGAAAAAATTGACTGGGAATGATTCGCTTACGGGTGTCAAAGTTGCAGTGCAAGGCACTGGGCACGTAGGACAATATTTGATAGATCATTTGATGAGTGAAAACGCGGTCGTATCTATTGCTGATATTAATCAAGCTAATTTAGAATTGGTTACTAACAAGTACAATACTGTACAAGTGGTAGCGCCTAATGATATAGCGACTTCTGAGGTCGATATTTATTCTCCATGTGCACTCGGTGCTACGCTCAATCCTACATCTATTCCATTGCTAAAATGTAAAGTCGTATGTGGTGCAGCCAATAATCAGTTGAAAGATGAAATTGTAGATGGCAACGCTATTATGCAGCGAGGTATTTTATACGCACCAGATTTTCTCATCAATGCTGGTGGAGTTATTAACTGCTACACGGAAGCGATAGGAGACTATAGCAAAGAAAAAACGATGCAGTTTATCGAGCCTATTTATAATAAGGTCATAGAAATATTTGAAAAATCTGCTAATGATAATATCAATCCACAATTGGCTGCAATGGCTATAGCGAAAGAAAGAATAGCGAATGCGAAACCTAAATCTATGGCGAGTTAA
- a CDS encoding DUF1800 family protein, producing MPIISNKGLNAYTGSFGEKELKHLLRRTRFGIKRQDIASFSGQSLNQVLSAIITTSLEPAPPLNHYENIIDPKYKEAAIPYGSTWVNIAPQFPEINFQKINSFRGWLAINYFRDTTITEKMALFLHSFIPISHDVNDPRFLYQNYKMLRANCLGNFKTVIKQSLLDSGILKYLNGDVNQKNAPDENLARELQELFTLGKGFTPIYNESDVKEAAKVLTGYQIDRTTGLVKFTPTRHDTGNKTFSAFYNNTVITGKSGTAGQDELDDLVNMIFQKNEVALHFCRKLYGFFVYYDIDSTVEANVIVPLANIMRTNNYEILPVVQALFKSEHFFDVDAYGSHIKSPVDVVFGQFKEMEIALPDNSDLLKHYEIHGEMFSGSFLLRQLPYDPPNVSGWEAYYQKPLMHENWITTDTIANRNKFAVSLLIGYNKRSYKIQIDTINFTKGFSNPSDPNKLIDDALSFLHTIPATTELKTYLKTILLFGQSQDYYWTNAWNDHINNPNDAAKKKLVSDLLLAFYKYILELAEYQLM from the coding sequence ATGCCTATTATATCAAACAAAGGATTGAATGCCTATACTGGTAGTTTCGGTGAGAAAGAATTAAAACACCTGCTGAGAAGGACGAGATTTGGGATAAAAAGGCAAGATATAGCCAGTTTTAGCGGCCAGTCCTTGAATCAAGTATTGAGTGCTATTATCACCACTTCACTAGAACCTGCGCCACCTTTAAATCATTATGAGAATATTATAGATCCCAAGTATAAAGAAGCAGCTATTCCTTATGGAAGCACATGGGTCAATATTGCACCTCAATTCCCAGAAATCAATTTTCAAAAAATTAATTCTTTTAGAGGGTGGCTAGCTATTAACTACTTCAGAGATACCACCATAACGGAAAAAATGGCACTTTTCTTACATAGTTTCATTCCTATCTCCCATGATGTGAATGATCCACGGTTTTTGTACCAAAACTATAAAATGCTAAGAGCCAATTGCCTTGGAAATTTTAAAACAGTTATCAAACAATCCTTATTGGACAGTGGAATATTAAAATACCTCAATGGGGATGTCAATCAAAAGAATGCCCCCGATGAAAATTTAGCCAGAGAATTGCAAGAATTATTCACATTGGGTAAAGGCTTCACTCCTATTTACAACGAATCCGATGTAAAAGAAGCTGCTAAAGTCCTGACAGGATATCAAATAGATAGAACTACTGGTCTTGTAAAATTCACCCCTACTAGACATGATACTGGCAATAAAACTTTTTCCGCATTTTATAATAATACCGTTATCACCGGAAAATCTGGAACGGCAGGTCAAGACGAATTGGACGATTTGGTCAATATGATTTTTCAAAAAAACGAAGTAGCGCTTCATTTTTGCAGAAAGCTTTATGGTTTTTTTGTTTACTATGATATCGATAGCACGGTAGAAGCGAATGTAATAGTGCCTTTAGCCAATATTATGCGTACCAATAACTATGAAATATTACCAGTGGTGCAAGCACTTTTTAAATCGGAGCATTTCTTTGATGTAGATGCTTATGGCAGTCATATCAAATCGCCAGTTGATGTAGTTTTTGGTCAATTCAAAGAGATGGAAATTGCCCTTCCTGACAATTCTGATTTGTTAAAACATTATGAAATTCACGGAGAAATGTTTTCGGGTTCTTTTTTACTGAGACAGCTTCCTTATGACCCACCAAATGTATCTGGTTGGGAAGCCTATTATCAAAAACCGCTTATGCATGAAAATTGGATTACCACCGATACCATAGCCAATAGAAACAAATTTGCAGTTAGTCTCTTAATTGGTTACAATAAAAGATCATACAAAATTCAAATAGACACTATAAATTTTACCAAAGGATTTTCAAATCCATCTGACCCTAATAAATTAATTGATGATGCATTGAGTTTCCTGCATACCATTCCAGCAACTACCGAGCTAAAGACTTATCTAAAAACTATCTTGCTATTCGGACAATCTCAGGATTATTATTGGACTAATGCATGGAATGACCATATTAATAATCCTAACGATGCGGCTAAAAAGAAATTGGTAAGTGATTTGTTATTAGCCTTTTACAAATACATTTTAGAACTAGCAGAGTATCAATTAATGTAA
- a CDS encoding glycosyltransferase — protein MSKHIHIISFDIPYPPIYGGIIDVFYKIKSLHSLGYKITLHCYQYNSKDEQTVLNQYCDKVYYYQRKKIYKVFFSMVPYIISSRSSDELLSNLMEDKDPIIFEGLHTCFYLAHPQLRDRNKIVWMHNIEWDYYKNLSKADKSFIHKIHFNVESKKLKQFEKYLSSAQTIFSVNQSDAEYMKQYCENSIFIPPFHLNEKVSTKPGTGDYILYHGSLDVVENHQAAVYLIKSVFSKMDKNVIIAGKEPKSSLVDLIKTHPNVKLKANLPQSELDELIENAQCNVLFTFQATGLKHKLINALYKGRFIIANDKMVLNSGLDKLCHIANTAEEILQKINECWGKEKTKERIAQREKVLLENYSNEQNAKLMIPYLML, from the coding sequence ATGTCTAAGCATATACATATCATATCATTTGATATACCTTACCCACCTATTTATGGCGGTATTATAGATGTTTTTTATAAAATAAAATCTTTACACAGTCTGGGTTATAAAATTACCTTGCATTGCTATCAGTACAATTCAAAGGATGAACAGACTGTTCTGAATCAATATTGTGATAAGGTTTATTATTATCAACGAAAGAAGATATACAAAGTCTTCTTTAGTATGGTGCCCTATATTATTAGTTCAAGGTCATCAGACGAGTTATTATCAAATCTAATGGAAGACAAAGACCCTATTATTTTTGAAGGGTTACATACCTGCTTCTATCTAGCGCATCCTCAGCTACGAGATAGAAACAAAATAGTATGGATGCACAATATCGAATGGGATTATTATAAAAATCTTAGCAAAGCGGATAAAAGCTTTATACATAAAATTCACTTTAACGTAGAGAGCAAGAAACTGAAGCAATTTGAGAAGTATTTGAGCTCTGCACAGACTATATTCAGTGTCAATCAGTCGGATGCAGAGTATATGAAACAATATTGTGAAAATTCTATCTTCATTCCACCATTTCACTTAAATGAAAAAGTAAGCACAAAGCCAGGAACTGGAGACTATATTCTCTATCACGGAAGTCTAGATGTGGTAGAAAATCATCAAGCGGCTGTATATCTTATTAAATCTGTGTTTTCCAAGATGGACAAAAATGTCATCATTGCTGGGAAAGAACCTAAGTCAAGCTTGGTTGATTTAATTAAAACGCACCCAAATGTAAAATTGAAAGCTAATCTACCTCAAAGTGAATTGGACGAATTGATAGAAAATGCACAATGTAATGTGCTATTTACTTTTCAAGCAACAGGCTTGAAACATAAACTCATCAATGCACTTTATAAAGGAAGATTTATCATAGCTAACGATAAGATGGTTTTGAATTCGGGGCTTGATAAACTATGTCATATAGCGAATACCGCAGAAGAAATTTTACAAAAAATAAATGAGTGCTGGGGTAAAGAGAAAACGAAAGAGCGCATCGCGCAAAGAGAGAAAGTCTTGCTTGAAAACTATTCTAATGAGCAAAATGCTAAGTTGATGATACCATATTTGATGTTATAA
- the lpxK gene encoding tetraacyldisaccharide 4'-kinase: MRGLSLILKPLSWVYGLILRIRHFLYDRGFFMAKTYDIPIIKIGNLALGGTGKTPFTIFLANLLSENYDVNVISRGYSRKTKGLHYVNKGDTAEKVGDEPLLMRQKLKSGTVIVSESRTRAINFILSKNTERPLFILDDAIQHRQLGSGFQILLTKVDNLFYQDFLLPVGNLRDLTTRARYADVIVVTHTTELTNREEIVSNIHKYSKALVVFSAINYQMYQNYFSGDIIKEDTNKNAVIVSALASNHSFKSEVAKSYSIVTEYNYRDHYSYKSEDVKNWIKKAIETKAKIITTEKDAVKLNKYRKFFEENEVDLLVLPIEIYLIDESKNLFIESLNKHLDSYK, encoded by the coding sequence ATGAGAGGTCTTTCTCTTATATTGAAACCTCTATCGTGGGTATATGGTCTTATTTTAAGGATAAGGCATTTTCTTTACGATAGAGGTTTTTTCATGGCTAAAACTTATGATATCCCTATAATTAAAATAGGAAATTTAGCACTAGGAGGTACGGGTAAAACACCCTTTACTATTTTTTTAGCAAACTTGCTTTCTGAAAACTACGATGTTAATGTCATAAGTCGAGGATATAGCCGTAAAACCAAAGGACTCCATTATGTAAACAAAGGTGATACTGCTGAGAAGGTAGGAGACGAACCACTACTAATGCGACAGAAATTGAAATCAGGTACGGTAATTGTTTCAGAATCTCGTACAAGAGCTATTAACTTTATTTTAAGCAAAAATACAGAAAGACCTTTGTTTATCCTCGATGATGCTATTCAGCATAGGCAGCTAGGTTCTGGTTTCCAAATACTACTAACCAAGGTTGATAATTTATTTTATCAAGACTTTTTGTTACCGGTTGGTAATCTGCGAGATCTCACAACAAGAGCGAGATACGCTGATGTAATTGTAGTAACGCATACCACTGAACTAACGAATAGAGAGGAAATTGTATCGAATATCCATAAATATAGCAAGGCCTTGGTCGTATTTTCAGCAATTAACTATCAAATGTATCAAAACTATTTCTCTGGAGATATTATCAAAGAGGATACCAATAAAAATGCAGTAATAGTTTCAGCTTTAGCCTCCAATCATAGTTTTAAATCAGAGGTAGCTAAGTCCTATTCTATTGTTACTGAATATAATTATCGAGATCATTACTCGTATAAAAGCGAAGACGTTAAGAACTGGATAAAAAAAGCAATAGAAACGAAAGCTAAAATTATAACAACTGAGAAGGATGCAGTCAAGCTGAATAAATACAGAAAATTTTTTGAAGAAAACGAAGTTGATTTACTTGTGCTGCCGATAGAGATTTATCTTATCGATGAATCGAAAAATTTATTTATAGAAAGTTTAAACAAGCACTTAGATTCGTATAAATAA
- a CDS encoding NADP-dependent malic enzyme, with protein MEKKRNYFEESVALHRKLKGKLSVTAKSEIHSMEDLAVVYSPGVAQPCIEISRDVALAKELTIKANTVAIVSDGSAVLGLGNIGAEAAIPVMEGKAILFKEFAGIDAFPICIRTQDTAEIIQTIKNISPVFGGINLEDIQAPKCFEIEDALQTLGIPVFHDDQHGTAIVLLAALINACKVTNKKLSELKIVINGSGAAGVAILKLLKCIDYDKTYCTPVRDVIMCDTLGIISRDRKDLNTSKKELLKFSNINNMNGTVKDAIVGADVFIGVSSGNLLTAEDIQTMYKDPIVFAMANPIPEIMPEEAYKGGAAIVGTGRSDLPNQVNNVLAFPGIFKGALRTKANRITNEMKIAAALALSEMVANPSKENLLPNALDKNVPEIIAKAVEEAWEKQFS; from the coding sequence ATGGAAAAGAAAAGAAATTATTTTGAAGAATCGGTAGCTCTGCACAGAAAATTAAAAGGAAAATTATCTGTGACAGCTAAGTCGGAGATTCATTCTATGGAGGATTTGGCAGTGGTTTATTCACCAGGTGTGGCGCAACCTTGCATTGAAATATCTCGTGATGTAGCACTAGCGAAAGAATTGACTATAAAAGCGAATACCGTGGCTATCGTCTCCGATGGTAGTGCCGTCTTAGGATTAGGAAATATCGGTGCTGAGGCAGCTATACCAGTTATGGAAGGTAAAGCTATTTTATTTAAAGAATTTGCAGGTATCGATGCCTTTCCTATTTGCATTCGCACACAGGATACAGCCGAAATTATCCAAACTATAAAAAACATATCACCCGTTTTTGGAGGAATAAATTTAGAAGATATCCAAGCTCCTAAATGTTTCGAGATAGAAGATGCATTGCAGACTTTAGGTATTCCCGTTTTTCATGATGATCAGCATGGTACAGCTATTGTGCTTTTGGCAGCTCTCATCAATGCATGTAAAGTCACCAATAAAAAACTAAGTGAACTGAAAATCGTAATCAATGGTTCCGGTGCTGCTGGTGTGGCTATTTTGAAGTTATTGAAGTGTATCGATTATGATAAAACTTATTGTACTCCAGTTCGCGATGTCATCATGTGCGATACCCTTGGTATTATCAGTAGAGACCGAAAAGACCTCAATACTTCTAAAAAAGAATTATTGAAATTCTCCAATATAAATAATATGAATGGCACAGTCAAAGATGCCATCGTAGGTGCTGATGTGTTTATTGGAGTCAGTTCTGGCAATTTATTGACAGCTGAGGATATTCAGACAATGTATAAGGATCCTATCGTATTTGCTATGGCGAATCCGATTCCTGAAATAATGCCTGAAGAAGCTTATAAAGGTGGGGCAGCCATTGTAGGAACAGGTCGGAGCGATTTACCGAATCAAGTGAATAATGTCCTAGCCTTTCCTGGAATATTCAAAGGTGCATTAAGGACAAAGGCCAATAGAATAACCAATGAAATGAAAATAGCTGCAGCGCTGGCTTTGAGTGAAATGGTTGCGAATCCGAGTAAAGAAAATTTATTGCCAAATGCGCTTGATAAGAATGTACCAGAAATTATAGCTAAGGCTGTAGAAGAAGCATGGGAGAAGCAGTTTAGTTGA
- a CDS encoding glycosyltransferase, producing the protein MKTRVIISVTNEISYDQRMLKTATTLVNNGFTVRIIGRNKEEKNDYPPQPGDIEFHRFSLFFNKGKFFYLEYNLRLLFYLIFNFADIYCAVDLDTILPNLLVSRLKGKPLIYDAHEYFTEVPELQGRGLEKAIWKWVERLAIPLCDKIYTVSDGIASLFSKEYFKEVEVIQNLPRKFTRDTQSRKENIILYQGDLNEGRGLELAIKAMDSLENYTLWIAGGGYFEFELKSLALKNRHPERIIFLGKLSPMDLKNKTLSAKFGLNLLENKGLNYYNSLANKFFDYLQSGVIPISMNFPEYSALNERYHCALLIDSLDIHQFINTLELAEKNYPNLLKNVDIAASFLTWESEEEKLCSIYKNV; encoded by the coding sequence ATGAAAACGCGAGTCATTATTTCTGTCACCAATGAGATTAGCTACGATCAGCGAATGTTAAAGACTGCTACAACATTGGTTAATAATGGCTTCACGGTACGAATTATAGGGCGTAATAAAGAGGAAAAGAATGATTATCCACCACAACCAGGTGATATAGAATTTCATCGTTTCTCACTTTTTTTTAATAAAGGTAAATTCTTTTATTTAGAATATAATTTGCGTTTGCTTTTCTATTTAATATTCAATTTTGCGGATATCTATTGCGCTGTGGATTTAGATACGATTCTCCCAAATTTATTAGTATCAAGACTAAAAGGCAAACCTCTGATTTATGATGCACATGAGTATTTCACCGAAGTACCAGAATTGCAGGGGAGAGGGCTCGAAAAAGCAATATGGAAATGGGTGGAGCGATTGGCCATTCCTTTATGCGATAAAATATATACTGTCTCAGATGGTATTGCCTCTTTGTTTTCAAAGGAGTACTTCAAGGAAGTTGAGGTTATCCAAAATTTACCTAGAAAATTTACAAGAGATACCCAGTCGCGTAAGGAAAATATTATATTATATCAAGGTGATTTGAATGAAGGTAGGGGATTAGAATTAGCTATAAAAGCGATGGATAGCCTTGAGAATTATACCTTATGGATAGCTGGTGGAGGTTATTTTGAGTTTGAATTGAAGTCTTTAGCTCTAAAAAATAGACATCCTGAGCGTATTATTTTTCTTGGTAAGTTGTCGCCGATGGATTTAAAGAATAAAACACTATCCGCTAAATTTGGTTTAAATTTACTGGAAAACAAGGGCTTAAACTATTATAATTCTCTTGCCAATAAATTTTTTGATTACCTACAATCAGGAGTCATTCCTATATCAATGAATTTCCCAGAGTATAGTGCCCTCAATGAGCGATACCATTGTGCTTTGCTGATAGATAGTCTCGATATACATCAGTTTATAAATACCCTAGAGCTTGCGGAAAAAAACTATCCGAATTTGCTGAAAAATGTCGATATTGCAGCCTCTTTTCTCACATGGGAAAGCGAAGAAGAAAAACTGTGTTCTATTTATAAAAATGTCTAA
- a CDS encoding DUF2723 domain-containing protein, which produces MNQFNRLNKILGWLVFFIALATYTLTMEKTGSLWDCGEFLSCTHKLQVAHPPGAPFFMIVGKIFSLFSFGDPSKVAMSINFLSALSTAFCSLFFFWSAVMLLKMVFIKKNEDVDTTKMNLILFGSFIAAIAATFLDSMWFNALEGEVYAFSVFFMAFNVWAILKWNEDDSPKADYWLLLIGVCTGMSIGVHLLSLLVFPIITLIFYYKRFKPTVFGALISFVVSVVLIQIVMKGILSTTSLFLGKMDLLFVNSFGLPFYSGTLAGIIFIILLYVYLIRLTSQRRSFKFWNENITKIPLNTVILFFAFLLMGYTSYFMVVIRANANLPINMNVPDNFLTLKSYIDREQYGDRPLLFGPHYYDVNEVEAVEDKSDIYIKNPQTKKYELVGTNKAYKYPSTVKKFFPRVGHEGDDKKNYYRAWIDPKYDIIDRATGNSVQTFNRGESEQAEQTAAQMNGAGGQQYIVKDKVSFFDNIAYMVKYQIGFMYFRYLMWNTAGRVDDHQGRPTNDYGRWTSGLNFVDNLPFIGDIWGNVQLDQSGRPKEAKTSRAHNRFYMIPFLLCILGLYYSFRTDKKSFSIILLLVFATGIMQVIFHNEPPVEPRERDYVYAPSYWAFLFWLPFGIIFIYNLLIDKLSAKFSMLVSLLIGLAAPLLMGTQGWDDHNRGNRSTTLAFAKNMLEACPPNAILFCYGDNDTYPLWYAQEIENIRPDVRVINTSLIEGDAYISQLRLPMNESKAVKLSIQQDKIKGDKRTYFRSNQNAAFSDTMPLKDVIDFMMSDDPNAKVSYNPNYPAENYIPTTNVYIDIDPVKAIQSGFLVPKGKEASVPTRVYLQLPSSMSRGSILQLDVLVNNLYDRPVCFASSNPSVAGLGLKNYLMSQGMLVMFSPVGMADANGLEAMDAERMYNQVFKYDFGKIKENDILLDEHTLISFNGGMKPAIANLAMYYAVNNNPEKVDKLLNHLYTNIPPSKLPYSYIDLPALQAATIAKNQKFTKQISEGIYNTCVANLDWMTGSNNAKKAKLAQEELRLYLSSLNGMQEILTRSGDTTMNAKIQQKMNQYNMVLN; this is translated from the coding sequence ATGAATCAATTTAATCGATTAAACAAAATTTTAGGCTGGCTAGTATTTTTTATAGCGTTGGCTACCTATACCTTGACTATGGAAAAGACGGGAAGTCTTTGGGACTGTGGGGAATTTCTCAGCTGTACCCACAAACTCCAAGTGGCTCACCCACCAGGAGCACCTTTCTTCATGATTGTGGGTAAAATTTTCTCTCTATTTTCTTTTGGCGACCCATCCAAAGTGGCCATGTCTATCAATTTTCTTAGCGCACTTTCTACCGCATTTTGTTCCTTATTCTTCTTTTGGTCAGCGGTCATGCTGCTCAAGATGGTATTTATTAAAAAGAATGAAGACGTAGATACTACCAAAATGAATCTTATTTTGTTTGGCTCATTCATCGCAGCTATAGCTGCTACTTTCCTAGATTCCATGTGGTTCAATGCGCTAGAAGGAGAGGTTTATGCTTTCTCTGTATTTTTCATGGCATTTAACGTATGGGCTATCCTAAAATGGAATGAAGATGATAGTCCTAAAGCTGATTATTGGTTACTGTTAATAGGTGTATGCACTGGAATGAGTATAGGCGTTCACCTCTTATCACTTCTTGTATTTCCGATAATTACCCTTATTTTTTATTATAAAAGATTTAAGCCTACTGTGTTTGGTGCTCTCATTTCATTTGTAGTTTCAGTAGTACTGATACAAATAGTGATGAAAGGTATATTGAGTACCACCTCTCTATTCCTAGGAAAAATGGACCTACTTTTTGTCAATTCGTTTGGGTTGCCTTTTTATTCTGGAACTTTGGCAGGAATCATTTTTATTATTTTACTTTATGTGTATTTAATTCGTTTAACTTCTCAAAGAAGAAGTTTTAAATTTTGGAATGAAAATATAACCAAGATTCCATTAAATACAGTAATACTTTTCTTCGCCTTTTTATTAATGGGCTATACCAGTTATTTTATGGTAGTCATTCGTGCGAATGCGAATCTACCTATTAATATGAATGTACCAGATAATTTTTTAACTCTAAAATCATATATTGATCGCGAGCAGTATGGAGATAGACCATTATTATTTGGACCTCATTATTACGATGTGAATGAAGTAGAAGCCGTCGAAGATAAGAGTGATATTTATATAAAAAATCCACAAACTAAAAAGTATGAATTAGTAGGGACGAACAAAGCATATAAATATCCTTCCACAGTTAAAAAGTTTTTTCCTCGTGTAGGACACGAAGGAGATGACAAGAAAAATTATTATAGAGCTTGGATTGATCCTAAGTATGATATTATTGATAGAGCTACTGGAAACTCAGTTCAAACATTTAATAGAGGAGAATCTGAACAAGCAGAGCAAACAGCAGCTCAGATGAATGGTGCAGGGGGGCAACAATATATCGTGAAAGATAAAGTGAGTTTTTTTGATAATATAGCTTACATGGTTAAATATCAGATTGGATTTATGTATTTCCGCTATTTGATGTGGAATACGGCTGGTAGAGTTGATGATCATCAGGGCAGACCAACTAATGACTATGGTAGATGGACTTCGGGTCTTAATTTTGTAGATAATCTACCATTTATTGGAGATATATGGGGCAACGTGCAACTAGACCAGTCTGGAAGACCAAAAGAAGCGAAGACTAGCAGAGCTCACAATAGATTCTATATGATTCCATTCCTTCTTTGTATTTTAGGATTGTATTATAGTTTTAGAACAGATAAAAAATCATTTTCAATTATTCTACTACTTGTATTTGCTACTGGTATCATGCAGGTCATATTTCATAATGAGCCGCCTGTGGAGCCGCGAGAACGAGACTATGTTTATGCACCTTCGTATTGGGCATTCTTATTCTGGTTACCTTTTGGTATTATTTTTATTTACAACCTATTAATAGATAAGTTGTCTGCGAAGTTCTCTATGTTAGTATCCCTTTTGATAGGTCTTGCCGCTCCATTGCTAATGGGGACGCAAGGCTGGGATGACCATAATAGAGGAAATAGATCTACGACTTTAGCTTTCGCTAAAAATATGCTTGAAGCTTGTCCACCGAATGCTATTCTATTCTGCTATGGTGATAATGATACCTATCCATTATGGTATGCACAGGAGATTGAGAATATAAGACCCGATGTACGTGTCATCAATACCAGTTTAATTGAGGGTGATGCATATATTAGTCAATTGAGATTACCTATGAATGAGAGCAAAGCTGTCAAGCTCTCAATTCAACAAGATAAGATAAAAGGTGATAAGCGAACTTATTTCAGATCTAATCAGAATGCGGCTTTCTCTGATACTATGCCATTAAAAGATGTTATAGATTTTATGATGAGCGACGACCCAAATGCAAAGGTTTCATATAATCCAAATTATCCTGCTGAAAATTATATACCTACTACTAATGTTTATATTGATATTGATCCAGTTAAGGCTATTCAGTCAGGATTTTTAGTGCCCAAGGGTAAAGAAGCATCTGTACCTACAAGAGTTTATCTTCAACTGCCTTCTAGTATGTCTCGAGGTTCAATTCTACAATTGGATGTATTAGTTAATAATTTATACGATAGACCTGTATGTTTTGCTTCATCTAATCCATCAGTAGCAGGCTTGGGATTGAAAAATTATCTTATGAGCCAAGGTATGCTAGTTATGTTTTCACCGGTAGGTATGGCTGATGCTAACGGTCTAGAAGCCATGGATGCCGAAAGAATGTACAATCAAGTGTTTAAGTATGATTTCGGGAAAATAAAGGAAAATGATATTTTACTAGATGAACATACTTTGATCAGTTTTAATGGAGGTATGAAACCTGCTATAGCTAATCTAGCTATGTATTATGCGGTCAATAATAATCCTGAGAAGGTAGATAAATTGTTGAATCATTTATATACTAATATACCACCGAGTAAACTTCCTTATAGTTATATAGATTTGCCTGCTCTACAAGCTGCCACAATAGCGAAAAATCAAAAGTTCACAAAGCAGATTTCGGAGGGTATTTATAATACTTGTGTAGCTAATCTTGATTGGATGACAGGTTCAAATAATGCAAAAAAAGCCAAATTGGCACAGGAAGAATTAAGACTATATCTAAGCTCACTAAATGGTATGCAAGAAATACTAACCCGAAGCGGAGATACTACCATGAATGCTAAAATTCAACAAAAAATGAATCAGTACAACATGGTGCTGAATTGA